Proteins encoded together in one Amphritea japonica ATCC BAA-1530 window:
- the gshA gene encoding glutamate--cysteine ligase, whose translation MSEALKQNLKLLTENGQILALDGILHGIEKEGLRVDTQGSISQTDHPATLGSALTHSHITTDYSEALLEFITPAFKESGDALNFLQQLHSYTYQQLGEEELWSASMPCHIAGESAIQIAHFGSSNVGRLKYIYRVGLEHRYGKMMQAIAGIHYNFSLPETLWPVLRELQGSQESLQQFRSSGYFKLIRNFRRSSWLLLYLFGASPALSSSFMCGQKHDLDVWDEKTLYRPYATSLRMSDLGYSNKAQAELNICFNHLDTYIHTLTQAINTPYPAYDKLGVKTAEGYKQLNNCVLQIENEYYSDIRPKRVALSGEKPIHALHERGVEYIEVRNTDINPLLPLGIDQLQSDFLDAFLVTCLLSDPSEVSNKECELIDQNNSLIVNRGREPGLTLTKNDQQLTVPEWGNQLLTDIQQTAVVLDEIAGNSRYSDAVAAQQAKLNDPKLTPSAQILEAMQTSGLDYEAFILQQSRKHRNNIINVGISSEQQAYLDQLTVSSKEEQAQIEMSDTQNFDNYLADYLSQ comes from the coding sequence GTGTCTGAGGCACTAAAACAGAATCTGAAATTACTTACTGAGAACGGCCAGATTCTGGCGCTCGACGGTATCCTTCATGGCATCGAGAAAGAAGGTCTGCGAGTTGATACTCAAGGTTCGATCAGCCAGACTGACCACCCTGCTACACTGGGATCTGCCCTGACTCACAGCCATATCACCACCGACTACTCTGAAGCGCTGCTAGAATTTATTACGCCCGCATTCAAAGAGTCTGGGGACGCCCTCAATTTTCTACAACAGTTGCATAGCTATACCTATCAGCAGCTGGGAGAAGAGGAACTCTGGAGTGCCAGTATGCCCTGCCATATTGCCGGAGAGAGCGCTATCCAGATCGCTCATTTCGGTAGCTCTAATGTTGGCCGACTAAAATATATTTATCGCGTGGGGCTTGAGCATCGTTATGGAAAAATGATGCAGGCAATTGCAGGTATTCACTATAACTTTTCTTTACCGGAAACCCTCTGGCCAGTGCTACGGGAACTTCAAGGCAGTCAGGAAAGCCTTCAGCAGTTTCGCTCGTCCGGCTATTTTAAACTGATTCGGAACTTCCGCCGTTCATCATGGTTGCTGCTCTATCTGTTTGGTGCATCGCCTGCTCTTTCCTCCAGCTTTATGTGCGGCCAAAAACACGATCTGGATGTCTGGGATGAGAAGACGCTCTACCGGCCTTATGCAACATCATTGCGCATGAGTGATCTGGGCTATTCCAATAAGGCTCAGGCAGAGTTGAATATCTGTTTCAATCACCTCGACACCTATATCCACACTCTGACCCAGGCGATTAACACCCCTTACCCTGCGTATGACAAACTGGGTGTTAAGACCGCAGAAGGGTATAAGCAGCTGAATAACTGTGTTCTGCAAATCGAAAATGAATACTACAGCGATATTCGCCCTAAACGGGTAGCCCTGTCCGGAGAAAAGCCGATACACGCTCTACATGAGCGCGGTGTAGAATATATCGAAGTGCGCAATACCGATATCAACCCTCTGCTTCCCCTGGGTATCGATCAGCTGCAGTCAGATTTCCTTGATGCCTTTTTGGTGACCTGCCTGTTATCAGACCCCAGCGAAGTATCAAATAAGGAATGTGAGTTAATCGATCAGAACAACAGTCTGATCGTTAACCGAGGGCGTGAGCCAGGCCTGACACTGACTAAAAATGATCAGCAACTGACGGTACCTGAATGGGGTAACCAGCTATTGACGGACATTCAACAGACCGCTGTTGTTTTGGATGAAATCGCCGGAAATTCCCGCTATTCAGATGCTGTCGCTGCACAACAAGCAAAATTGAACGATCCGAAACTGACGCCTTCCGCACAGATTCTTGAAGCGATGCAGACATCCGGGCTCGACTATGAAGCCTTTATTCTGCAACAGAGCCGAAAGCACCGTAATAACATCATCAATGTAGGGATAAGCTCTGAGCAGCAGGCTTATCTTGACCAATTAACGGTTAGTTCAAAAGAAGAACAGGCTCAGATTGAAATGAGTGATACGCAGAATTTTGATAATTATCTGGCGGACTATCTTTCTCAATGA
- the fliL gene encoding flagellar basal body-associated protein FliL — protein sequence MLKRLLLMVFLGALIQPAWAADEPVEGAEDDYVNYIELKPFVSNFVSPGKLRFLKCEITIQVTSSAAHHAVNYHKPEVRHEILMLLSSKEEEQLKTVDAQHLLAQEALGKVQQVLLAEEGEAFVADLFFTSFVLQ from the coding sequence ATGTTAAAACGTTTATTGCTGATGGTGTTTCTGGGAGCGCTGATACAGCCTGCCTGGGCTGCAGATGAGCCTGTCGAGGGCGCGGAAGATGATTATGTAAACTATATTGAGTTGAAGCCCTTCGTCTCAAATTTTGTTAGTCCGGGGAAACTGCGATTTTTGAAATGTGAAATTACGATTCAGGTGACTAGCTCAGCAGCCCATCATGCAGTGAACTATCATAAGCCTGAAGTGAGACATGAGATTTTGATGCTGTTGAGTTCGAAAGAGGAGGAGCAGCTCAAAACGGTGGATGCTCAGCACTTACTGGCTCAGGAGGCCCTGGGAAAGGTACAGCAAGTGCTATTGGCTGAAGAAGGCGAAGCTTTTGTAGCGGATCTGTTCTTTACCAGTTTTGTTTTGCAGTGA
- a CDS encoding Rsd/AlgQ family anti-sigma factor encodes MLEKCRNAQERWGGVSDIIDSWLEERQRLISTFVALPQQNADEALKEHIQEFSQLMMDYISSGHFEVYEQLLKEGSEFNDGSLETAQELFPRIQTSTDAALDFNDLYSSFEGQTLQEMHELTCQLSSLGESLEERFALEDKMIEVLHTAHREQVFAETQA; translated from the coding sequence ATGCTAGAAAAATGCCGAAACGCCCAGGAACGCTGGGGAGGTGTCAGCGATATAATAGATAGCTGGCTCGAAGAACGTCAGAGACTCATCAGCACCTTTGTCGCGCTACCACAACAGAACGCCGATGAAGCCCTGAAAGAACACATTCAGGAGTTCTCTCAGCTGATGATGGACTATATATCGTCCGGTCACTTTGAAGTCTATGAACAACTGCTGAAAGAGGGCAGTGAGTTCAATGACGGTAGTCTGGAAACTGCGCAGGAACTATTTCCCCGCATTCAAACCAGCACCGATGCCGCACTGGACTTCAATGATCTGTATTCAAGCTTTGAAGGACAAACGTTGCAAGAGATGCACGAACTTACCTGTCAGCTGTCCTCATTAGGCGAATCACTGGAGGAACGCTTTGCCCTCGAGGACAAGATGATCGAGGTTCTGCATACAGCTCATCGTGAGCAAGTGTTCGCTGAAACTCAGGCATAA
- a CDS encoding WD40 repeat domain-containing protein, with the protein MNNRLGAFGCALVATAVLTGCSGGDKPTKHVEYALQGAYSASISPSARYAAIGSFNHGGSLWSLADHERLYNWNHRAGDYSLIAASAFSPDELYAATANQQDLVLWNLSNGQPEGFWSSPAEILAMDLSPNGNYALLGLADHTAVYFDVKRGGVMQTFRHNARVKSVDLSEDALLALTGDDEYNAQLWDVQSNKVIHSLKLGNIVDTVALSPSKQLAFSSGSLDRALIWSTQDGEVLHTLSDNRDLFGRRLSFLSARFSADSSRLLTGTASGSVQLWDTGSGTMLRSWEVHKRDPYGPTSTGVYSVGFGNGVYYAIGSNGIINELK; encoded by the coding sequence ATGAATAACAGGCTGGGCGCTTTTGGTTGCGCACTGGTAGCCACCGCAGTACTTACTGGCTGTAGTGGAGGTGATAAACCCACAAAGCATGTCGAGTATGCCTTGCAAGGTGCATATTCAGCCTCGATTTCCCCCTCGGCTCGCTACGCCGCTATCGGCTCTTTCAATCATGGTGGCAGTCTTTGGAGTCTGGCCGATCATGAACGGTTGTATAACTGGAACCATCGGGCGGGAGATTATAGTCTTATCGCCGCCAGTGCATTCTCTCCTGACGAACTATACGCAGCAACCGCCAACCAACAAGACTTAGTACTGTGGAACCTAAGTAACGGTCAGCCGGAGGGGTTCTGGAGTTCCCCGGCAGAAATTCTGGCGATGGATCTTTCCCCTAACGGCAATTATGCCCTACTGGGGCTGGCCGACCACACGGCGGTCTATTTTGACGTCAAACGTGGCGGTGTTATGCAAACCTTTCGCCACAATGCACGGGTAAAGTCCGTCGATCTGAGCGAAGATGCTTTACTGGCATTAACCGGCGATGATGAGTACAACGCGCAGCTCTGGGATGTGCAGAGCAACAAAGTTATCCACAGCCTGAAACTCGGCAACATCGTTGACACCGTTGCTCTCTCCCCCAGTAAGCAACTTGCGTTTAGCTCTGGTAGCCTCGATCGCGCGCTGATCTGGAGCACCCAGGACGGTGAAGTACTACATACCCTATCAGACAACCGGGATCTGTTCGGCAGACGTCTGAGCTTCCTCTCAGCACGATTCTCAGCAGACAGCAGCCGACTCCTCACCGGCACCGCCTCAGGCTCCGTCCAGCTATGGGATACCGGCAGCGGCACCATGTTACGCAGCTGGGAGGTCCATAAACGCGACCCGTACGGGCCTACCAGTACCGGGGTGTATTCGGTTGGTTTTGGCAACGGGGTATATTACGCGATCGGGTCTAACGGAATTATTAATGAGCTTAAGTAG
- a CDS encoding sensor domain-containing diguanylate cyclase, with the protein MSVIDFKKRQDLLWFSEKQSTAWIEHSPVCTKIVDLEFHLQYMSSAGITGLRIDDITEYYGKPYPLEFYPQLFRDEMTKSLIKARDTTEIVIHEGSVVDIDGNVLWFHSTIVPINDHNDYNDQIDYFMVVSVDITEQKQVNIEIQELNHELEARVKSRTLELEKAVEELLIISETDSLTTIANRHAYERRLTENVATAKRNSESLSFLIIDVDCFKEYNDKYGHDFGDVVLTRIAQTIKSSLLRETDFAARFGGEEFVVLLPSTEGSAALTVAERIRKNVRLLDVKHDVLDAASAITVSIGVASLKTEALNKTDLFKQADIALYIAKKKGKNCCQIFTA; encoded by the coding sequence ATGTCAGTTATTGATTTTAAAAAGAGACAAGATCTATTGTGGTTCTCTGAAAAGCAAAGCACAGCATGGATTGAGCACTCCCCAGTATGCACAAAAATAGTGGATTTAGAATTTCATCTACAATATATGAGCTCTGCTGGTATCACGGGTCTTCGTATTGATGACATTACCGAGTATTACGGGAAACCATATCCACTAGAGTTCTATCCTCAACTATTTCGTGATGAAATGACCAAAAGTCTGATAAAGGCACGGGATACTACTGAAATAGTGATTCATGAAGGCTCGGTGGTAGATATTGACGGGAATGTTCTGTGGTTTCATTCGACCATCGTTCCGATCAATGACCATAATGACTATAACGATCAGATCGATTATTTCATGGTTGTATCGGTCGATATTACTGAGCAAAAGCAAGTAAATATTGAAATACAAGAACTGAATCACGAGCTTGAGGCTCGGGTTAAAAGTCGAACCCTTGAGTTAGAAAAAGCAGTTGAAGAGTTGTTGATCATCAGTGAAACAGATAGCTTAACGACCATAGCAAACCGACATGCCTATGAAAGGCGCCTGACAGAGAATGTGGCAACTGCCAAACGAAATAGTGAGTCCCTTTCTTTTTTGATAATCGATGTAGACTGCTTCAAAGAATACAATGATAAGTATGGGCATGATTTTGGTGACGTTGTACTAACGCGTATCGCGCAAACGATAAAGTCCTCTCTGCTGAGAGAAACCGATTTTGCTGCGCGATTTGGTGGTGAGGAATTTGTCGTATTATTACCCTCGACAGAGGGCAGCGCTGCATTAACCGTTGCAGAAAGAATAAGAAAGAATGTCAGGTTATTAGACGTCAAGCATGATGTCTTAGATGCTGCTAGCGCAATCACTGTCAGTATTGGAGTCGCATCGTTGAAAACTGAAGCACTGAATAAAACTGATCTATTCAAACAAGCAGATATAGCACTTTATATCGCTAAGAAAAAAGGTAAGAACTGTTGCCAGATATTCACTGCTTAG
- a CDS encoding amino acid ABC transporter ATP-binding protein, with translation MVELRDLNKWYGEFHVLKNINLEVKQGEKIVICGPSGSGKSTMIRCINHLEEHQKGDIIVSDIPLNEDIKNIEAIRKEVGMVFQHFNLFPHLTVLENCVLAPIWVKKMPRKEAEARAMELLERVKIPDQALKYPGQLSGGQQQRVAIARSLCMNPDVMLFDEPTSALDPEMIKEVLDVMIELANEGMTMLCVTHEMGFAKTVADRVIFMDGGQIVEENEPHEFFNNPQHERTQLFLSQILQH, from the coding sequence ATGGTGGAACTGCGCGACCTGAATAAGTGGTACGGCGAGTTTCATGTTCTGAAGAACATTAACCTGGAAGTTAAGCAGGGCGAAAAGATTGTTATCTGTGGTCCATCGGGCTCCGGTAAATCAACCATGATTCGCTGTATTAATCATCTGGAAGAGCACCAGAAAGGGGATATTATTGTCAGTGATATCCCGCTGAATGAAGATATTAAAAATATCGAAGCGATCCGTAAGGAAGTGGGTATGGTGTTTCAGCACTTTAACCTGTTTCCGCACCTGACTGTATTGGAAAACTGTGTGCTGGCGCCTATTTGGGTGAAAAAAATGCCCCGTAAGGAAGCCGAAGCGCGGGCGATGGAGCTGCTTGAACGGGTAAAAATTCCCGATCAGGCACTGAAGTATCCGGGGCAGTTATCCGGGGGGCAGCAGCAGCGGGTAGCGATAGCCCGTTCACTCTGTATGAATCCCGATGTGATGCTATTTGATGAACCGACCTCCGCTCTCGACCCCGAGATGATCAAAGAGGTGCTGGATGTCATGATTGAGTTGGCAAACGAAGGGATGACAATGCTTTGCGTAACCCACGAGATGGGTTTTGCGAAGACCGTGGCTGACCGGGTTATCTTTATGGATGGTGGGCAGATTGTTGAAGAGAATGAACCCCATGAATTCTTTAACAATCCGCAGCATGAGCGGACTCAGCTGTTTCTGAGTCAGATTCTTCAACACTAA
- a CDS encoding amino acid ABC transporter permease has protein sequence MKYELQPAMPPPSNLIGVVGWLRKNLFNGPVNSVATIVIGFFLISFMVPVIQWIFIDSDWIGDSRDDCTSGGACWVFIISRLDQFLYGFYPEAELWRLQLAFFLLIGSIVWLVMPQTPKKGLVAVWLLVIYPVAAFFLLYGNSFGLIQVETHLWGGLSLTLVLAVVGIVASLPLGIVLALGRQSEMPIVRSVCVIFIEIWRGVPLITVLFMASVMLPLFFPEGMSFDKLLRALIGITLFQSAYMAEVIRGGLQAIPKGQYEAADALGLGYWQKMILIIMPQALKLMIPGIVNTFIALFKDTSLVLIIGLFDLLAIGQAANQDPKWIGYSTESYLFVALMFWVFCFSMSRYSQQLERKLHTGHGNRA, from the coding sequence ATGAAATATGAATTACAACCCGCGATGCCCCCACCGTCTAACCTGATAGGTGTTGTTGGCTGGCTGCGTAAAAATCTGTTTAACGGACCAGTTAATTCAGTTGCAACTATTGTAATTGGATTCTTTCTGATCAGCTTTATGGTGCCGGTGATTCAGTGGATCTTTATCGATTCTGACTGGATAGGTGATAGTCGTGATGACTGTACCAGTGGCGGTGCATGCTGGGTGTTTATTATTAGCCGGTTAGATCAGTTCCTCTATGGGTTTTACCCTGAAGCGGAACTTTGGCGTCTGCAGCTGGCTTTTTTCCTGCTGATCGGTTCGATTGTCTGGCTGGTTATGCCTCAGACGCCTAAAAAGGGACTGGTTGCGGTGTGGCTGTTAGTCATCTACCCGGTGGCCGCTTTTTTCCTTCTGTATGGCAACTCTTTCGGGCTTATACAGGTTGAAACCCATTTATGGGGTGGACTGAGTCTGACGCTGGTATTGGCGGTCGTGGGGATAGTGGCATCGCTGCCTCTGGGCATTGTACTGGCGCTGGGGCGTCAGTCTGAGATGCCTATTGTACGTTCAGTCTGTGTCATTTTTATTGAAATCTGGCGGGGTGTACCGCTGATCACGGTGCTCTTCATGGCGTCGGTTATGTTGCCGCTGTTCTTTCCTGAAGGGATGAGCTTTGACAAGCTGTTGCGGGCACTGATCGGTATCACGCTATTCCAGTCAGCCTATATGGCGGAGGTTATCCGGGGAGGCCTTCAGGCGATCCCTAAGGGACAATATGAGGCGGCTGATGCATTAGGGCTGGGTTACTGGCAGAAGATGATTCTGATAATCATGCCGCAGGCGTTGAAACTGATGATTCCGGGAATTGTTAATACGTTTATTGCCCTGTTTAAGGATACCAGTCTGGTGTTAATTATCGGCCTGTTTGATCTGCTGGCGATCGGCCAGGCAGCGAATCAGGATCCGAAATGGATCGGCTATTCCACAGAGAGTTACCTGTTTGTTGCCCTGATGTTCTGGGTGTTTTGTTTCAGTATGTCGCGCTACTCGCAACAACTGGAGAGAAAATTACACACTGGCCACGGCAACCGAGCCTGA
- a CDS encoding amino acid ABC transporter permease, whose translation MSSDISNSSHKPDGGSAQPKAPPMDKPKFWNDPKKRSLLFQVLLLSALGFVFYTIIDNTLTNLEQRGITTGFDFLTSEAGFGIAMSLIDYTEASSYGMTFLVGLLNTILIAAMGVFAATILGFILGVARLSDNWLISKFATFYIEIFRNIPLLLQIFFWYFAVLRTLPHPRQSIEFFGSFINNRGFIFPAPVAEDGFGLVAFGFVAALVGSWLISRWSAKRQERTGQQFPVFLTSIGLIVGVPLILFLLSGMPMGLEHPELKGFNFRGGITVIPELIALWLALSIYTAAFIAETVRAGILAVSHGQTEAASALGLSKGKTLRLIVIPQAMRVVIPPLTSQYLNLTKNSSLATAIGYPDLVNVFAGTTLNQTGQAIEVIAMTMAVYLTLSLLTSFFMNWYNARIQLTER comes from the coding sequence ATGTCCTCAGACATTTCGAATTCAAGTCACAAGCCTGATGGTGGTTCAGCACAACCAAAAGCGCCACCAATGGACAAGCCAAAATTCTGGAACGACCCCAAGAAGCGGTCGTTACTGTTCCAGGTGCTGCTTTTGTCAGCGCTGGGATTCGTGTTTTATACCATCATTGATAATACCCTGACAAACCTCGAACAACGGGGTATAACCACCGGTTTTGACTTCCTGACCAGTGAAGCAGGCTTCGGTATCGCTATGAGCCTTATCGACTATACGGAAGCATCCAGTTACGGGATGACTTTTTTAGTCGGTCTGTTAAATACGATTTTGATTGCAGCAATGGGGGTTTTTGCCGCGACCATTCTGGGCTTTATTCTGGGCGTGGCGCGATTGTCGGATAACTGGTTAATCTCAAAGTTTGCAACCTTTTATATTGAAATTTTCCGCAATATTCCTTTGCTACTACAGATTTTTTTCTGGTACTTCGCTGTACTGCGAACGCTGCCACACCCACGGCAGAGTATTGAGTTTTTTGGTTCTTTTATTAACAACCGGGGCTTTATCTTCCCTGCACCTGTGGCCGAAGATGGATTTGGTCTGGTGGCATTTGGTTTTGTTGCGGCCCTGGTCGGAAGCTGGCTCATTTCCCGTTGGTCAGCTAAGCGCCAGGAGCGCACCGGACAGCAGTTTCCGGTATTTCTAACCAGCATTGGTTTGATTGTCGGCGTGCCGCTGATTCTTTTCCTGTTGAGTGGTATGCCGATGGGATTGGAACACCCAGAGTTGAAAGGCTTTAACTTTAGGGGCGGCATCACGGTTATTCCGGAGTTGATCGCTCTTTGGCTGGCACTGAGTATCTATACTGCAGCCTTTATTGCCGAGACTGTGCGGGCGGGCATTCTCGCCGTGTCCCATGGTCAGACCGAGGCCGCGTCGGCATTGGGTCTTTCAAAAGGGAAAACATTGCGGTTGATTGTTATTCCGCAGGCGATGCGGGTTGTGATCCCTCCTTTAACCAGTCAATACCTTAACCTGACGAAGAACTCTTCGTTAGCGACTGCGATTGGTTATCCGGATCTGGTTAACGTCTTCGCTGGAACCACGCTGAACCAGACCGGTCAGGCGATAGAAGTTATTGCGATGACGATGGCGGTCTATCTGACACTGAGCCTGCTTACGTCTTTCTTTATGAACTGGTATAACGCCAGAATTCAGCTAACGGAACGCTAG
- a CDS encoding amino acid ABC transporter substrate-binding protein yields MKKTLISAATLMVAMTGTAMAGTLETVKERGAVQCGVTSGVPGFSVPDDKGNWKGLDVDLCRAVAAAVLGDASKVKFVPLNAKERFTALVSGEIDVLSRVTTWTQTRDTQLGINFAGVNYYDGQGFLVKNELGLKSVKELDGATVCVQSGTTTELNMADYFRAEGISYTPVVFDTNDQAAQAFDSGRCDSFTTDLSQAAGLRTRMQDPSAVGALPEVISKEPLGPVVRQGDDTWFNIVKWSHNAMLNAEELGITSANVDKMKAESTNPNVKRLIGLDGPKGKGMDLADDWAYQIVKQVGNYGEAYERNVGKGSPLGLDRGLNALWNQGGLQYAPPMR; encoded by the coding sequence ATGAAGAAAACCCTGATTTCTGCTGCCACCTTGATGGTTGCTATGACAGGTACTGCAATGGCTGGTACTTTAGAAACTGTGAAGGAGCGTGGCGCAGTTCAGTGTGGTGTAACTAGTGGTGTGCCGGGTTTTTCGGTACCTGATGATAAAGGTAACTGGAAAGGGCTGGACGTTGATTTGTGCCGGGCTGTCGCTGCTGCCGTGCTGGGCGATGCATCTAAAGTTAAGTTTGTTCCTTTGAACGCTAAAGAGCGTTTCACCGCACTGGTATCTGGTGAGATTGATGTTCTGTCCCGAGTGACCACCTGGACTCAGACCCGTGATACTCAACTGGGTATTAACTTTGCGGGTGTGAACTATTATGACGGTCAGGGTTTCCTGGTGAAAAATGAGCTGGGCCTGAAAAGTGTTAAAGAATTGGATGGTGCGACCGTATGTGTACAGTCAGGTACGACAACTGAGTTGAACATGGCTGACTATTTCCGTGCTGAGGGTATTAGTTATACTCCGGTAGTATTTGATACTAATGATCAGGCTGCTCAAGCGTTTGACAGTGGTCGTTGTGACTCCTTTACTACTGACCTTTCACAGGCAGCAGGCCTGCGTACCCGAATGCAGGATCCTTCAGCGGTAGGCGCACTGCCAGAAGTTATATCGAAAGAGCCGCTAGGCCCTGTTGTACGTCAGGGTGATGATACCTGGTTTAACATCGTGAAGTGGTCGCACAATGCGATGCTGAATGCTGAGGAATTGGGGATAACCTCTGCTAACGTCGATAAGATGAAAGCTGAAAGCACTAATCCGAACGTTAAACGCCTGATTGGTCTGGATGGGCCTAAAGGTAAAGGTATGGATCTGGCTGATGACTGGGCATACCAGATCGTTAAGCAGGTGGGTAACTACGGTGAAGCTTATGAGCGCAACGTAGGTAAGGGATCTCCACTGGGGCTGGACCGTGGTCTGAATGCATTATGGAACCAGGGCGGTTTGCAGTACGCTCCACCAATGCGCTAA
- a CDS encoding FKBP-type peptidyl-prolyl cis-trans isomerase yields the protein MKKTLVAVAVASIVLVGCGAEKEPAAPVEKPYTLETDQQKLGYSLGLMLGERLKADVEELDVDALRRAVETVYSGAEPLLKPEEVEATMMAFQKKKVEEQQAALTKMAEENLTKGQAFMAENGKKEGVVTTESGLQYEVMTAGEGASPAAEDTVKVHYRGSLINGTDFDSSYSRGEPVSFPLNGVIPGWTEGLQLMKVGGKARLVLPAELAYGPGGMGEAIGPNETLVFEVELLEINPAQ from the coding sequence ATGAAAAAGACGCTGGTGGCCGTGGCCGTTGCAAGTATTGTATTGGTTGGCTGTGGAGCTGAAAAAGAACCGGCAGCTCCGGTTGAGAAGCCCTACACCCTCGAGACTGATCAGCAAAAGCTGGGCTATAGCTTGGGTCTCATGCTGGGCGAGCGCCTTAAGGCCGATGTGGAAGAGCTGGATGTAGACGCACTGCGTCGTGCTGTTGAAACGGTATATTCGGGTGCGGAACCACTGCTGAAGCCGGAAGAAGTTGAAGCAACAATGATGGCTTTTCAAAAGAAAAAGGTTGAAGAACAGCAAGCCGCTCTAACCAAGATGGCTGAAGAGAACCTGACTAAAGGTCAGGCGTTTATGGCCGAGAATGGAAAAAAAGAGGGTGTTGTGACCACTGAATCCGGGCTTCAGTATGAAGTGATGACTGCCGGTGAAGGTGCCAGTCCGGCGGCAGAAGATACCGTAAAAGTACATTATCGGGGATCGCTGATCAATGGTACTGATTTTGATAGCTCTTATAGTCGTGGCGAGCCGGTTTCCTTTCCGTTAAATGGCGTTATTCCTGGCTGGACAGAAGGGCTGCAGCTGATGAAAGTGGGTGGTAAGGCGCGTTTAGTACTTCCTGCTGAGTTAGCTTATGGGCCTGGCGGTATGGGTGAGGCTATCGGGCCTAACGAAACCCTGGTATTTGAAGTTGAGTTGCTAGAGATTAATCCAGCGCAGTAA
- a CDS encoding TIGR02444 family protein — protein sequence MIEDNELWSYAVKVYSDRETAELCLTLQNVHQLSVNRLLFALWLAEQRRTLPAGLDDTEAKKWRLELLEPLRMLRYQLRKSKQSMDEDRCYQQLKIAELSAEKVEIGLLFALKRYCPSAVQLAGLGYRNLCSIAEVEPEVSGELQTLLGHLSDKASSNGSI from the coding sequence ATGATTGAAGATAATGAGCTTTGGAGTTATGCCGTAAAGGTTTATTCGGACCGGGAAACAGCCGAACTTTGCCTGACGTTGCAAAATGTCCATCAATTGAGTGTAAACCGTCTACTGTTTGCTCTTTGGTTGGCTGAACAGAGGAGGACTTTACCTGCAGGGCTGGACGATACAGAAGCTAAAAAGTGGCGTTTAGAGCTGCTGGAACCCTTACGGATGTTGCGTTATCAGCTACGGAAGTCAAAGCAGTCAATGGATGAAGATCGCTGTTATCAGCAACTGAAAATAGCCGAACTATCAGCAGAGAAAGTTGAAATTGGGTTACTATTTGCGCTAAAGAGATACTGCCCCAGCGCAGTACAACTGGCAGGCTTAGGCTATCGAAACCTTTGTTCTATAGCGGAAGTTGAGCCAGAGGTGAGCGGAGAGCTACAGACTTTATTAGGTCATTTAAGCGATAAAGCCTCGTCGAACGGTAGTATTTAA